CCCGCCGCCGCCCAGCAGCCCGTCCGGGCCGCCGAGCGGCGGAGGACCGGGCGGCACGGGCGGCTACGGCGGCTCGGGCGGACCCGGCGGAGGGGACGGCCCGGCGCAGGGCCCCGGCGAGGGCCCCGGCGAGGGCCCCGGCCACCCCTGGTGGCGGTCCGTGCCCAAAGTGGCCACCATCGCCGTGGCGCTCGTCGCCGCGGTGGTGCTCACCATCGTCCTCACCCGCCCCGACGGATCGGGCAAGGGTGGCGAGGTCGTCCTCCAGGCCGCCGGCTCGACCGGGCCGGACCCGTACACGGAGTCGACCGCTCGGGAAAGCTCCCCGCCGCCGACGCCGCCCGCACCGCCGAGCACAACGCCGACCCCCGCCAACGCCACACGCAGCGTGGCGGGTTCGGCCCCCGGCCTGTACGGCGGGACCCGCAACGTCGCCAGCTGCGACGTGGAGAAGCAGATCACCGCGCTCACGGCCGATCCGGCCAAGAACAAGGCGTTCGCCTCGGTCCAGGGCATCGCCCCCGCCGCCGTCCCCGGGTATCTGCGCTCCCTGACGCCCGTCCAGCTGCAGATGGACACCCGGGTCACCAACCACGGCTACAAGAACGGCGCGCCCACCAGCTATCAGGCGGTCCTGCAGGCCGGCACGGCCGTCCTCGTCGACAACCGGGGCGTGCCCCGAGTGCGCTGCGCCTGCGGCAATCCGCTGCTCCCGATGGTGCCCCAGCAGGGCACGCCCAAGCCGGCGGGTGACTCCTGGCCCGGGTTCCGGCAGTCGAACGTCGTGGTCGTGCGGCCCTCGGTCACCGTGATCAACGTGTTCATCATGTACGACCCGACGAACGGCGACTGGTTCTCCCGTCAGCGGGGTGACGAGGGCGCCGACGACGAGAAGACCGAGCCGCCGCCGAACGTCATCAAGCCGCCGCCCTGCGCTCCGCAGCCCGCCGACGGAACGCCGACGCCCGCCCCCGGCGGATCCAGCTCGCCCTGCCCCCCGACATCGCCGTCCTCGAAGGCACCGTCCTCTAAGACACCGTCCTCGGAGCCCCCGCCGTCGGACTCCTCGGAGCCGCCGCCCTCGGACCCCAGCACCCCGAGTCAGCCCGCGCCTCCCGACGGCAGCCCGGAATCGGCCTCGGGATCCACGTCCGCACCGGCCCCCGATTCCGCCTAGGAGTTCCCTCCTGCCGGGGACGCAGGCCCCGTCAGAGCTTGACGGCAGAGGCGGCTCAGGCGATGACGGCGGGAGAGGTGCCGGACTTCACGATCATCCGGGGTGCACCGCCGCCGTCCGCCGGGATCGACCAGAGGTCGGCACCGAAGTCACCGGGCAGGGCGTAGAGGAGAGTGTGGCCGTTCAGCCACAGGGCCTGGTCGTCGACGCTTCTCCGCTCGGCGAGCGCGGTCTCCCTGCCGGTGCGCAGATCCAGGATGTGCAGCCGCCAGGGAGCGTCGGCAAAGGCGCCCGGGACACGCTTCTTGAAGGCGACGCGGGTACCGTCCGGGGACAGTGATGGGCACTCGACGTTCTCGCGCAGGGTGCGCAGGGTGCGCCGGGCCAGGTCGCCCTCGACCAGATACGTACGGCCGCCGGTGGCGAGGGTCGCGTAGAAGCGGTTGTCGCCGGCGGCGAAGGTGACACCCCAGAAATTGTGGTCGGCGGCCCGGTGACGCTGCCCGTCCTTGACGACGGTGAAGCTCTCCAGGTCGGACCGCAGGGTGCCGGTGCGGGTGTCGTAGATGGCGGTACGGGTGGAGAAGGCGCCCCCCGCGTACGAGTCTCCGCTCACGAACACCGTCCACGCGACAAGACGACCGCTCGGTGAGACCCGGGCGCGGGTGGGCATGCCCGGCACCGGGAAGGTGCGGACGGGCCGCAACCGCGCGTCCAGGAGCACCGCTTCATGCCCGGGGACCACTCCGCCGGTGGCCCGCAGGCAGATGCCTGTGCCCGCGGCCGCGTGGAAGCGGAGGCAGTTGCGGGGTGCGGCGGTGCGCGGCCCGGCCATGGTGGTCAGCGGTAGGGAGGAGATGTGATCGCGCTGGGGGCCCCAGGCGAGATTGCGGAAGAGGAGCCTGCCCTGCTGACGCAACGTCACCACACCTGCCCGGGCGACCGGTTCACCGGGCCTGGCCCGGTCCCGTTCGCCGGCACGGTCGGCGGCCCGCACGGTTGCGACGACGGCGACGGCGGCCAGGACCGCGGTGGCGAGGCCGAGGATCAGCAGCCGGGCCCGCGGCCCGGAGATGTCGGGCGTCATGCGTGGCTCCCCCGGTGGAAGGCGGCGACGGAAGCGAGGACGACGGCCAGACCGGCGGTGGCCGCGGTCAAGGCACCGCCAGGACCGAGGTACATCCAGGCCGCGCCGAAGAGCAGTGATCCCGCGAAGCGGGCGAGGGCCTGTGACGTCTGGACGAGGGCCAGGCCGCTCGCCTTGAGGTGCGGGGGCAGCAGCGGGCCCGCGGCGGCCATCAGTACACCGTCGGTGGCCGCGTAGAAGGCGCCGAGCAGCACGAGTACGCACACGGCTGCCGCAGTCCCTCCGCCCCAGGGGCCGAGGAGCAGCACATACGCCATGAGCAGCACCCCATGCCCCGCGAGGAAGACCGGCCGGCGGCCGATCCGGTCGGCCAGCCGGCCCAACGGCACGGCCAGCAGCAGGAATCCGGCGGCAGTGCCGACAGGCAGCAGCGGGAAGTACGCGGTGGGCAGGTCGAGACGGCGCTGCAGCAGGAGATAGAGGAACGAATCGCTCACGGTGACCACGCCGAGCAGCGCGGCGATCAGGCACAGCCTCGGCAGACCGGGGGTCCGGGCAAGCGTTCGCAGTGACCGGCGACCGCGTCGCTTCCGTTTCACCGGGCGGTCGGGGGTTCGCGTCGAGGTGTCCCGTACGAAGAGCGCGAGCAGAAGTACGCCGAGCGCGGCGGCACAGAAGCTGACCACGAACACGGCGTCGTAGCCGTCACGAGCGGCCCACAGGACCGCGAAGGCGACGAGCGGGCCGAGCAGCGCGCCCGCGGTGTCCATCGCGCGGTGCACCCCGAAGGCCCGGCCCTGCTCCTCCTGCGGGCAGGACAGCGAGATGAGCGCGTCCCGAGGAGCGGTACGCAGCCCCTTGCCGGTGCGGTCGGCGGCCAGTACGGCACCGACCGCCCAGGGTGTCGTGGCGGCGAGCAGGGCGAGTTTGCAGCACGCGGACAGCGCATAGCCGGTGCCCGCGACTAGTTTGCGGCGCTGGGCGCGGTCGGCGATGTGACCGCCGGCCAGCCGGGACAGGGCGGTTGCGCCCTGATAGAGGCCGTCGAGAGCGCCGAAGGCGAGCGGCGACATACCGAGGCCGACGACGAGGTAGAGCGGCAGTACGGCGGTGACCATCTCGGCGGAGACATCCGTGACCAGGCTGACCGTGCCGAGGGCGATGACATTGCCGGCGACCGCGCGGCGGACTCCGGTGCCGCGCGGCGGTCGCGGCGGCGTGCTGCGTACGCCCGCCGCCGTGTCCGCGGCCCGGCCGGCCGACAGATACACCTGGCCTCCTCTCCGGTGAGGTCAGAACCAGTTGACGGTCAGCGGGAAGGTGGCGCCGGCGGAGACTCCGGCGGAGTCGGTGGCCGTGGCGGTGATCTGGAGGGTGCCGACCTGCCAGGGCCTGCCGCTGATCCGTCCGGTCGCGGCGTCGATGGACAGGCCGAAGGGAAGGCCGGAGGCGCTGTACTTGAGGGGAGCCTTGCCACCGGTCGCGGTGATCTGCACGGTGCAGTTCCGGTTGAACGTGCAGTTCTGCGCACCGGGGCTGGTCACCTTCAGGTCCCCCTCCGGCGGCGTAGTGCCGTCGCCGAAGACCTCGGTGATGGGAGTGGCGCTCGCCGCGTTGCCGGCGTGGGTGGTGCCGAAGAGGTCCTCGAAGGTGCGCAGCAGGTTGTAGTGGTTGTACGCGCTGCTGAACTGGCCCTGCTTGACCTTGGCCCCGGAGAAGACCGTGGCGATCCTGTTGGAGCCGAGGTAGTTGTCCTCGTCCCAGGTGAGCACCAGCAGACTGTTGTTGGCCTTGGCCCACTGGGCGTAACCGTCGAGGCTGTTCCTCACCCAGGTGTCCCCGGTGCCGACCGGGCACGAGTGCATGTCGTTGCACTGGTTGGGGACGACGAAGGACAGGTGCGGCAGCTGGGCGAAGTCGCCCTTCGGGAACTGCGCCCAGGTCTTGCCGGTGTTGAGCGGCACGTTCTTGAAGGCGAACCAGGGGTTGTGCTTCTGCGCGTACTGGCCGTTGGTGCAGGCGGTGGAACCCTCGCTCGGCAGGTCTTCGTTGTACGTGGCGAAGGTCTTGCCGGCGGCGGCCAGCTCCTGACCGAGGTTGGCGGCGCTCATCGACTGCGGGGTGTAGCAGCCGTCGCCCGTGATGCCCTGGGTGGCGCCGGAGAAGAGGTTGAAGTAGTTCGGCTGGCTGGGGTGGGTCAGCGCCTTCATGGAGGTGAGACTCGCCCCGGCTGCCGCGAGCTGGTTGATGTAGGGCGCGTTGGAGCTGCCCATGATCTCGCCGTACTGCTTGTTCTCGAAGACGACGACCACGACGTGGTCGTAGCTGGGCAGGGCTGCGGCCGCTCGCGGGGCGGCGGCGTGGGAGTCGGCCGCGCCGAGGGTGGCGACGAGGCAGAGCGTGCTGAAGATCCCTCCGGCTGCTGTGCGCCGGCGCCCGGTGCTCGTGCTGTGCGCTCTCCGGCTCGGTAGGGCTGGTGGTTTCATGGGGTGTTCCTCCTTGTTCCTCTCACTCCTCGCGGCGGGCCGCGCCCGCCACGGTGATGTTCAGGAAGCGCGGCACAGGCCTGCCGCGACTGCGGAACTCCTCGGCAACGCTGGTACGGACGGCCGTCAACCGGTCCTGTGGCAGCAGCACCAGGGCGCTGCGCCCCGGCTCTCGTCCGGGCCGCCAGGCCGACAGCGCACCCGCGCTGCGGGCGTGGTCCGTCGCGCGCCGGACGTCACCGGGGCCGGCGTCTTCGCCGCGGGTCACCAGCAGCATCAGCCTCGCCCCGTTCTCGGGCGGGTCGAAGCGGATACGGCGGCTGCCGTCGTCGTCGAGCAGCAGAGCCCGGCCGGGGCGGGCGAACAGCACCGCCTCGCGCAGTGCTTCGTCGCCGTCGGGTGCGGCCTGCCGGGCGAGAGCGGCCAGCCGGCCGCGGGGCGGGCGCGGTCGGGAGCCGGCGGCGTGCAGATCGGCGACCGCCAGCGCCACGGCGCACTCGAGCGGCTCGGCGCTGGACAGACCGGCCGCGGCGGTCAGCGTGGAGTGGATGTGCAGGTCGACGCCGCCGCGGCCGTACCCGGCGCGGGCCATGGTGCGCAGCAGGGCATAGGTGCGGGCGGCCCAGTCGGGGTGGGCCGACGGCGGTCCGGTGAGCGGGAGTTCGCAGCTCTGCGCGGGGTGGGCGAGTGAGCTCAGCCGTACCAGGCCGTCATCGCGCGGTGCCGCGGCGGCCGCCACGGGCCAGCCGGCGGCGGCGACCAGGCGGGGCGAGCCGAGGTGGAAGGCGTGCGGGGCGCTCCACACCGTGGCCGGGGGTCGGTCGTGCGCCGATTCGAGTGCGAAGGCCACCAGCCGGAAGAGCGGGTCGGCGGTGTGGCGGCGGGCGATGTCCAGCGTCCCGAGGGCCGTGTTCAGGTCCGCACTCGTGTCCGTGCCCGTGGTGGTGTCCGTGTTCATGGCGCTCACGCCGCCTCGGAGGCCGCTGGTGTTCTGCGGGCCAGCAGGCGGTAGGCGTTGCCGCCTTCAGTGGCGCGGGCCACTGCCGCACGAACCGCGTCGAGGGCGGCCGCGACGACGTAGCAGGGCAGCGCCGCGGTGTGCACGACTCTGCGGACCGCCCGCCGGGTACGGGTCGCGGTGCCCGGCCCCCAGGGGGCGTACGGGTGGGGGGCGAGCCGGTTCGCGGTGAGGAGGACGGCACCGACGAAGTCGCAGGACTGGTGGGCCGCGCCGTGCTCCTCCGCCAGAACGGTGAACCCGCGGTCGGCCAGTGCCTGCCGGAGGTTGCCGATCGGGATGAGGTGCTGGTGCTGCGGCTGGAACCACGGCAGCCAGTGCGAGCCCAGGATGCGGCCGAGCCGCGATTCGGGGTCCGGCAGCTCGATGAGCAGATGCCCGCCGGGCGGCAGCACGGCGGCGGCCGCGTCGAGCTCGGTGAGCGGCTCGCGGGTGTGCTCCAGGTAGTGGTACATGCTGACGGCGTCGTAGCGGTGGACGAGCCCGGCGGCGAGATCGGGGAACTGGCCGTGGTGTGCGGTGCCGACCCAGCCGCGTGCCTCCGCCTCGCGTACGGCGGCGCTCATGTCCAGTCCGTCGAAGTGGGTTCCGGGCCAGATGTCGCGTGCGCTGTCGCAGAAGTGGCCGTGCCCGGTGCCCACGTCGAGCCAGGCGGTGGGCGTCCCGTACGGCTTCAGCATGGCGGCGCGGGCGCGGTACGAGCGGCCCATCGTGCCGAACACCTGGGCGGCGCCGCTGACGCCGAGGCCCTCGTAGAAGTCGCGGTAGTAGAAGTCGAGGCCGTCCAGGGATAGCCGGGGATTCTGGAAGACGTGCCCGCACATGCCGCACTCTTCGAGGGTGAAGCGGCCCGGCTTGCCCTGGAGCAGGTCGGGAACGCGGAGGCGTACGGAGAGGTCGGCGGAGCCGCACCAGGGGCAGTCGAGGCGGCGGGGCTCGAAGAACCGGTCGGTGCCGGCCTTGAGTTCGGCGTCGTAGCCGGGGCGCAGCGCATCCAGCTCCGGCAATGGTCCGGACGATGCGCGGTGGCTGCTCACGGCGGTACGCAGCGCCGCGACGAGCGAGAGCAGGGGCCGCGCCGCGGTGGCGCGTGTCAGGTCGGCCGGGCGCAGCGGGCTGCCCGGGGCGCCGAGGACCAGGGCCGGCTGCAGCCAGTACAGGGCGGCGGCCGCGATCCCCCAGCCGCCGTCCACGACGACCGCGCCGACGAGCAGGGCAAGACCGGCCAGTTGAGAGGCGATCACCAGGTTCGGAGGGAGTCCTTGAGCGCGCAGTTCGGCGGCTCTGCGAGCCGAGTCGGGGGCGGGGGAGGCCAGAGCGGGCGCGATGGCGACGCCGGTGGCATCGGGGGCGTACGCCTTCAATCGCCGTAGGAGGGTGTGCAGTTCTTCGGTTTCGGGAGCAGCGCTGTCGGGTTCGATTTCCGCCCGGTGCCGGACGTCCTCGGCGATCAGCAGGGCGTGTCCCGCGCCGCGGGCCTCGGCCGTTCGGCCATAGCGGGAGGCGCTGCGGTCAAGGACACGGAGCAGACCGAGCGCGCGTTCGGTGTCGAGGCGGCCGGGGATCAGGTCGAGTATCTGCAGACCGGTCCGATCCGCGTGGGCGACGGCGGCGCGCAGGGTGGCGTCGTCGACATCGACTCCGCGGGCGCTGATCAGGTGCCAGCCGTCCGGGGAGGGCGCACTGTCAGCGTGGGATGCCGGGTCGAGTACCGGCAGGGCGGCCATCCTGCGGCGCGAGCGCAGGGTGCCCACGGCGAGCCCGGCCAGTACGGCAACGGCAGCCCATGGCACATGGGTCAGGAACGACGTCATATCAGCTTCTCCAACCGGTCTGCGGCGGCCGCGGCACCGCCGGCGGCGGCGAACGAGGCCTGGATGCGGCGGGCGGCCCGGCGGTGGGCGGGGTCGTCGAGGACGGCGGCGAGGGCGTCATGGAGTTCGTCGGAGCGGGCCCGGCCGAAGCGCACCCGTATTCCGGCGCCTGCCGCCGCGACCTGCTGGGCGACGATCGGCTGGTCGTCGCGGATCGGAGCGACCACCAGCGGCAGGCCGTGGGCGAGTGCCTCGCACACCGTGTTGTGACCGCCGTGGCTGACCACGGCGTCGAGGTGGGGCAGCAGCCGGAGTTGAGGCACGTGCTCCAGCAGCAGGACATGGTCCGGCACCTCGCCGACCACGTCCGCGGGCGCGGCCAGGATCAACTGCAGGCGATCGGCGAGCCGTTCGGCCGCGCGCAGCGTCTGCGCGTAGAAACGGCCGCCCGCCTCGCGGTTGAGCGTGCCGAGCGACACCAGCACCCGGCGTCGTGCGGGATCGAGCCGCTGCCACGGAAAGTCCGAGCCGTCGGACGGGCGGGGGCTCAGTGCCGGGCCGACGAAGGCGTAGCGCCCTGGGTACGGCTCGTCGGCGCCGACCAGTTCGAGGGTGGAGAAGACCAGCACCAGGCGGTCCGAGAAGCGCGGGTCCCAGCCGCCGGGTGCGCCGCAGTCCGCGAGCAGCCCGGCGATCTTCTGCGCCACCCACTCCCCCACCCTGGGGAAGCCGGCGAAGGGCCGGGTGAACTCGGCCGTTGTCGTCGCCGACGTCACCCACGGCAGCCCACGCCGCTGCGCGATCACCGCCCCGGCGAGCGCCTGCTGGTCGACGACGAGGACATCGGGCCCGTACGTGCCGACCGCCGCCTCGACACCCGGCAGCATCGCGTGGGCGAGGGGGACGAGGGCCTCCTCCCAGAGGAAGCGCAGCGCGGCGACACCGCGCAGATCGCGCCAGTGCGCGTGCAGTGAGCCGTAACCCGCGGAGTCGGCGCGGTCGCCGGAGGGCAGGAGCTCCGCGCCCGCCGGCAGCAGTCGTGGCAGCACTTCGGCGGGGCCGGTCCAGGCGACCCGGTGGCCGCGCGCGGCCAGTTCGGCGGCGACGGCGACGGTGGGGTTGATGTGCCCGGCGAGCGGCGGGACGACGAACAGCACCTTCATACGACCACTGCCTCGGCGCGCTCCGCGTCCGGCTGCCGCCCGGCTCCGGCCAGCCGGTCGAGCACTGCCTGCCGCAGCTCCTCGGTGCCGCCCTGGAGCACATCGTGGCCCAGACCGGGAATGACGCGGACGGTGCAGTGCGGTGCGTGGCGGGCCAGTTCCCGGGCGCCCGGAACGAGTTCGGAGTGCTCACCGCAGACGGCCAGCACGGGGCAGCGCACCCGGGCGAAGTCCTCGGGCGTGAACGGCCGGCTCCCCGCGATGTCGTCGATCAGGCTGGTCCGGTTCAGGAGGTCGTCGGCCGTGGCGGTCAGGCGGGCGGCCTTGCGCGCGCCGAGCGAGGAGAGCTCCTGCGGCACCTGGCTGTCCTCGAGGGCGAGCGCGGCGACGGAGAGCGTGTCGAGCATGTTCTCGATCCAGGGGCCGTTCAACGGGGCCTCGACCAGGACGAGTCCGGCGACGAGATCGGGGCGCGCGAGCGCGGTGTGCAGCGCGATCGTGCCGCCGTAGCTGTTGCCGATGAGGTGTGCGGGGCGTTCGTCGATGCCGAGGGCGGCGAGCAGAGCGGTCAGGTCCTGTACGGCGGTGCCGGTGTCGTATCCGGTGGCCGGACGCTCGGTGCGGCCGTGGCCGCGCAGGTCGTACAGGACGACGTCGTGACCGGCCCGGGCGGCGGGGACGGCGAGGGTGGCGTAGAAGCTGGAGAGGTTGTCGACGACCAGGCCGTGGAGGAAGACGACGGTCGGGTGTGCGCGGTCGCCGGGGAGCCGGTGGACGTGGAAGCGGAGGTTGTTGGCGAGGACTTCGGCCATGGCGGGCTCAGGCGGCCGGGGCGGTGGCCGACGCGGAAGCGGGAGCGGGCCTGCCGGCGATATGGGTCACGAGGTCGCCGACCGTCATGGCCAGGATCTCCTCCATGTCCTTCTCGGCCAGGAAGGCGATCAGGTCCACCGCTGCGCCGTACCGCCGCTGGAGCAGCTCGGCCAGAGCGACGAATTCGATGCTCTCCAGCGCCAGGTCCTCGTTGAAGGTGGTCTCCAAGGTGACCTCCTCAGCGAGGAGGAACTCGTCGCCGACCGTCTCGACGAGCATGGCGGTGATCTCGGCGAGTATCCGTTCGGCCGTGGGGTCAGATGCCATGGCTGGCCTCCGTCGGGGTGGGGGTGACTGAGCGGGCGGGGGTGTGGTCCTGGACGGTCCACGCGACGACGAAGGTCTCCGGCGGGGAGTCCTGGGCGGGCTGTTCGTGGACCGTGCTGATGCGGACGGCGTGGCCGCGGCCCTCGGGCGATGTCACCCGGAGCCCGGAGGGTCCGTCGGTGACGGTCCACTGCCGCAGGCGTCCGCCGAGGCCCGTGCCCTCCGCCTTGGCCGCGGCTTCCTTGGCGCACCAGAGCGCGGTCAGCGCCTGCGCGTGGCCGGTTCCGTCCCTCGCGGCGAGTTGTCCGGCGAGCCGGCGCTCGTCGGGGGTGAGCGCGATACGGCTCAGGGCGCCGGGGTCGTCGGTGACGGCCTCGATATCGATGCCGACGGAGTGGGCGTGGGCGGGGCCCGGTGGATGGGCGGGATGAGCGGGATGGGCGTAGGCGACGGCCAGCCGGTCCTTGTGGGCGAGGGAGAGGCCGAGTCCTGAGGCGAGCGGGCCTTCCGGGCGGGGGCGGCCGTGCTCGTCGTTGCCGACCGGGATCTCTACGGGGAAGAGCGGCCCCGCGCCCCCGTCCCACAGGAGTTGGCGTACCGCGTCCTTGGCTGCGATCCGCCCGAGCAGCCAGGCCGAGCGGGCCCGCGGCGGGCGCTGCTCGTACACCGCCCGCTCGGCGGCCCCCAGATAGCGCCGCATCACCAGCTCCTGCGACGCGGGGTCGGTCCAACGGCGGCGGGCCAGGCACCAGCCGCCGGGCTGCGGCTCACCGATCCCGCAGATCTCCGGCGTGAACTTCATCGGCCACACCCGCTCGTCGGCGGCGAAGCGCCGGTACGTCCAGCCTTCGAGGCGGGCCCACAACGTGCCGTCGTCGGAGATGAGTTCCACGTCGCCGCGTACGGAATCCGGCCGCACGGCGCGGATCCGGGCGGTGGCGCGCAGCAGCGCGCCGTCGCGGGGGGCGGGACCGTGGAGCCGGACCCGGTCCAGCGAGGCGGGAAAGACCAGCCTGTCGGCGGGGAGGCGCAACTGCATCCAGTGTCCGAGCAGTTGACCGGCGGCGTCCAGGAGCGCGCCCGGCGCGGGCAGGGCGCGCAGCACCCCTCGGATGCCGTCGTCGCCGACGGCGGTCACCTCATGAACCCCGGCGAAGCCCGGCCCGTGGAACATCCACCGGTCGCGGTAGAGGGCCTCGGCGCTGACCGGAGGCGGCCCTTCGCGGGTCAGTGCCGAGAGATCGGGGGCGGGGCGGCTCGGGTGGCTGTCGCCCAGGACGGCGGTGACGGTCGCGCAGCCGCCGATCTCCACGCGTACGCGGCGGCCGCGGGTGCTGTCATCAGTGGCCGGTGTCGCGCTGATCTCGGCGTCCACGGGCGGTGCGACAGGCAGCCAGCGCAGGGCGCGCACGTCGTCGAAGCCGATCACCGTGCGCCCGGGCACGGCCTGGCGGGCGGCGTCCGCGGCGAGCTCGAGGAGGGTGGTCATGGGGACGACGGGGAACCGGTCGGAGGGCTCGGGCCAGTCGTCGGGCTGGAGATAGACGCAGTGGTCGCGGACGTACGGCATGGTCTCGAGCGAGAGCCGCCGCCGGGTTCGGCGGGTGGAGGCGGGGGGTGGCGGCTGTTGGCCGGCCGGCCGCGCGGCCGGCACCCCCGCGCCGGACGACGAGCGCCAGGCGTCGGCGATGCTGCGGGCGGCGTCGTCCGCCTCGGCGATGACCGCGTCCAGAGCGGACCGCAGCGCCGGGTGATCGGTCATGGGCGTCCGGGCGGGCGGCCGGGACGGATCTGACAGGGAGAGCGGCGGCGCGGCGCCGTTGAGCCGTACGAGCGGGGAGCCCAGATCGAGCTGTACGAGACCGGCGAGGGGGGTGATGGACGCGGCGGGAGCGGAAGGTCCGTCACCGTCGGACACCTCGAGCCCGGCACGTACGGCAGGCGTTGGGGTCTGGGCACGTCCGGCGCGCGCCACCTGCCCCGTGGACGCAGCCGCCCCGACCCCCTCGCGCTCCGACAGACGCTCCCAGCGCGGGTTCAGGCCCTCCGCCCACAACGCCGCCGCCAGGCGGCGCAGTTGGTCGAGGCCGCTGCCGCCCCTGGCCGCCGCGCCCGCCGACACGGACAGGTGGTCCCGGCCGTGCAGCGTGTCCGATACGAAGCCGGGGAGGCTGCCGGGGCCCAGCTGTACGAAGCCCCGCACCCCCTCCGCGTACAACCGCGCCGTCAGCTCCCGGAAGCGCACCGGCTCCAGCAGGTGGCGCAGCACCACCTCCCGGACTTCGTCCGCGGCCTCCGGGTACGCGGCGCGCGTGGTCGCGGACCAGACGGGCACGGTCGGCGGTCGCAGCGGCAGCCCGGCGAAAGCCGTGCGGACCTGGTCGAGGTACGGCGCCCACATCGGCGTATGGAAGCCGGAGCGGAACGGCAGCTCCTGGGCGAGTACGCCCTGCGCTGCCAGGCGGCTCAGCGCTTGTGCGACAGACCGGCGTTCCCCGCACAGCACCGACTGGTGGGGGCAGTTGTCATGGCTGACGGCGACGCGGTCGAGGCCGTCCAGCGCGTCGGCGGCCTGCCGCGCGCCGCAGCCGAGTGCCGCGTAGACGAGATCGGGGACGTCGAGATCGCCGGGGCGCAGCGAGTCGAGGAAGGTGTCGACGGCCCCCTGCGGGTACATCCCGGCGACCACCATCGCGGTCCACTCCCCCAGGCTGTGCCCGGCCAGCAGGTCCGCCTGGATGCCCAGTCCGGGCAGGACGCGGGCGAAGAACCGGCCGACGGCGATGGCGTCTACCGCCCGTTCCATCAGCGCGTCGCCACCGGTGAGCGCGGGCCTCGGCAGTCCGAAGCGGTCGGCGACGTCATCGACATTCGGCGCGAAGTCCGGCTCCAGGCCGGGGAAGAGGAACGCCAGCCGGGCGTCGTCGCGTGCGAGCAGCGGGCTCGCGCTGAACCACACGCCGCCGCGCCCACGCCACGGGCGCCCCCTGGCGATGACCGCCGCGGCCAGGGCCCGGCGCTTCGGTGTGGGCCCGAGGATCGCCAGGCGGCACGGGCCACCGCGGGAGCCGGCGGCCGGATGACCTGCCGTAGCTGGTGGTTCCCCGAGACGGCGTGCCAGCTCGCCGGGGGTCGCGGCCGTGAGCAGCAACACCTCCTCGGCGGTGGTGACGTCAGCGGGGCGCGGCGGTACGCCACCGCAGGCGCCCGCAGCCGGCGCCTCCTCCAGCACCACATGCGCGTTGATCCCGCCGAACCCGAACGCGTTCACGCCCGCCCGTCGTGGCGCCCGCCCCCGCTCCCACGGCTCCGCCGCCGTCACCGGCCGCATCCGTGTCCGGGCGAAGCCCTCGTGCGGGTCCTCGAGATGGAGGGTCGGGGGCAGGACTCCGTCGTGCACGGCGAGGACGGCCTTGATCAGCCCGGCCATCCCCGACGCCTGCATGGTGTGCCCGAGCATCGACTTGACCGAACCCATCGCGACCGGTTCGGCGCCCGCCGCCCGGGGGCCGAACACCCGGGCGAGGGTGGTGAGTTCGGCTTCGTCGCCGACCGGAGTCCCGGTGCCGTGCGC
The Streptomyces lunaelactis genome window above contains:
- a CDS encoding class I SAM-dependent methyltransferase is translated as MTSFLTHVPWAAVAVLAGLAVGTLRSRRRMAALPVLDPASHADSAPSPDGWHLISARGVDVDDATLRAAVAHADRTGLQILDLIPGRLDTERALGLLRVLDRSASRYGRTAEARGAGHALLIAEDVRHRAEIEPDSAAPETEELHTLLRRLKAYAPDATGVAIAPALASPAPDSARRAAELRAQGLPPNLVIASQLAGLALLVGAVVVDGGWGIAAAALYWLQPALVLGAPGSPLRPADLTRATAARPLLSLVAALRTAVSSHRASSGPLPELDALRPGYDAELKAGTDRFFEPRRLDCPWCGSADLSVRLRVPDLLQGKPGRFTLEECGMCGHVFQNPRLSLDGLDFYYRDFYEGLGVSGAAQVFGTMGRSYRARAAMLKPYGTPTAWLDVGTGHGHFCDSARDIWPGTHFDGLDMSAAVREAEARGWVGTAHHGQFPDLAAGLVHRYDAVSMYHYLEHTREPLTELDAAAAVLPPGGHLLIELPDPESRLGRILGSHWLPWFQPQHQHLIPIGNLRQALADRGFTVLAEEHGAAHQSCDFVGAVLLTANRLAPHPYAPWGPGTATRTRRAVRRVVHTAALPCYVVAAALDAVRAAVARATEGGNAYRLLARRTPAASEAA
- a CDS encoding alpha/beta fold hydrolase; its protein translation is MAEVLANNLRFHVHRLPGDRAHPTVVFLHGLVVDNLSSFYATLAVPAARAGHDVVLYDLRGHGRTERPATGYDTGTAVQDLTALLAALGIDERPAHLIGNSYGGTIALHTALARPDLVAGLVLVEAPLNGPWIENMLDTLSVAALALEDSQVPQELSSLGARKAARLTATADDLLNRTSLIDDIAGSRPFTPEDFARVRCPVLAVCGEHSELVPGARELARHAPHCTVRVIPGLGHDVLQGGTEELRQAVLDRLAGAGRQPDAERAEAVVV
- a CDS encoding phosphopantetheine-binding protein, with product MASDPTAERILAEITAMLVETVGDEFLLAEEVTLETTFNEDLALESIEFVALAELLQRRYGAAVDLIAFLAEKDMEEILAMTVGDLVTHIAGRPAPASASATAPAA
- a CDS encoding glycosyltransferase, yielding MKVLFVVPPLAGHINPTVAVAAELAARGHRVAWTGPAEVLPRLLPAGAELLPSGDRADSAGYGSLHAHWRDLRGVAALRFLWEEALVPLAHAMLPGVEAAVGTYGPDVLVVDQQALAGAVIAQRRGLPWVTSATTTAEFTRPFAGFPRVGEWVAQKIAGLLADCGAPGGWDPRFSDRLVLVFSTLELVGADEPYPGRYAFVGPALSPRPSDGSDFPWQRLDPARRRVLVSLGTLNREAGGRFYAQTLRAAERLADRLQLILAAPADVVGEVPDHVLLLEHVPQLRLLPHLDAVVSHGGHNTVCEALAHGLPLVVAPIRDDQPIVAQQVAAAGAGIRVRFGRARSDELHDALAAVLDDPAHRRAARRIQASFAAAGGAAAAADRLEKLI